The DNA segment TCGATCAGCGTGAACAAAAAGAAACTGATGAACGCGCACAGCGCGCGAAGCGTATTGAATTATAGGCGGCAACCATTTTCAATTTGCTTTTTTTGCTAAATAAAATAGTGCATATTTACGATCTGTTTTACCTATATGATTGATAATCCAGGAAAAAGTATCATTGAGCGCGTTACGGAAAGCGGTTTCATCGCATAATTCGATCTGATATTTTAATTTCTCAACGGATTTCTTAAAATTTTCGTGAATCTTGCGGTGCCCCGGAAGGTCAGGATATCCAATTTCTTCCATGAACTTTTCCTCGTTCGCAAAATGTTCATGGACATAAGCGGCGAGGGTATCATTAAAAGACTTGCACGCTTCACTCTTGTTTCCTTCCTTAATCTTGCTGTAAACATCATTCAGCATATCCACGAGGATTACGTGTTCGTTATCAATTATGTCAATTCCAAGTTTAAATTCTTTTTCGAAATTAAATATTTTTTTGCTCATAATTTATTTTTTTAATAGTCT comes from the Gammaproteobacteria bacterium genome and includes:
- a CDS encoding Bacteriohemerythrin, which gives rise to MSKKIFNFEKEFKLGIDIIDNEHVILVDMLNDVYSKIKEGNKSEACKSFNDTLAAYVHEHFANEEKFMEEIGYPDLPGHRKIHENFKKSVEKLKYQIELCDETAFRNALNDTFSWIINHIGKTDRKYALFYLAKKAN